A single window of Culicoides brevitarsis isolate CSIRO-B50_1 chromosome 3, AGI_CSIRO_Cbre_v1, whole genome shotgun sequence DNA harbors:
- the LOC134835475 gene encoding tektin-3-like, with amino-acid sequence MTDGMLCWQFEDQRVQKMNPFPFMPGKPSNIPLPWSSSAPVCIDNETGVAVDVKPAPFYQNPRSHPWRPVTNFEPTVKPSEMITNDLVNTSYSAAGMQTEPLKYPNLVTGFDKNPQHAARSALYTRYTPLEWSSSNISTWANADCNRNNAERMRSEAVRLMRETDEKTSIGQRDAGRRLGERVTDVTFWRNELNTELEKLVAESALLADCKRNVQKALQDTEAPLHIAKECLYHREARRDIELVHDHVEKSLLFEVDNLKSCQEKLSNMLARIVKQLADCRAAQFDLEDDVCHKESALGIDNVCHQLNNFSRGINYYSGVEKYDPTISTTQTWAGASNQRINRSQTERARSSQMRSDAEALINACATQIWDCWSNSNNSLNKRASETMEAKSKMQLNLHKTQQEIFDVEKHIDLLRKAINDKANPLKVAQTRLEARSHRPGMEICRDNAHTRLVEEVCDIQESVAALHRKLQEAEENHQRLLKTRANLEINLKNKVDALFIDREKCMGIRRSFPVNNTIKY; translated from the exons ATGACAGATGGTATGCTTTGTTGGCAATTCGAAGACCAACgtgtacaaaaaatgaatccGTTTCCATTTATGCCAGGAAAACCATCCAATATTCCGTTG CCTTGGAGTTCGTCGGCCCCCGTGTGCATCGATAACGAAACTGGTGTCGCTGTTGACGTTAAACCTGCGCCTTTTTATCAA AATCCCCGTTCACATCCCTGGCGCCCCGTCACAAACTTCGAGCCAACTGTCAAGCCCTCGGAAATGATCACGAACGATCTCGTCAACACAAGTTACTCTGCTGCCGGCATGCAAACGGAGCCTCTCAAATACCCGAATCTCGTCACGGGCTTCGACAAAAATCCGCAACACGCTGCCCGCTCGGCGCTCTACACGCGCTACACGCCCCTCGAATGGTCTTCCTCCAACATCTCCACGTGGGCCAATGCCGACTGCAATCGCAACAACGCGGAACGGATGCGCAGCGAAGCGGTTCGTCTCATGCGCGAAACTGACGAAAAAACGTCGATTGGGCAACGCGACGCTGGTCGACGTCTCGGCGAACGTGTCACCGACGTCACTTTTTGGCGCAACGAACTCAACACGGAACTCGAAAAACTCGTTGCGGAGTCGGCGTTACTTGCGGACTGCAAACGAAACGTGCAAAAAGCGTTGCAAGACACGGAAGCGCCTTTGCACATCGCCAAGGAGTGTTTGTATCATCGTGAGGCACGTCGCGATATCGAACTTGTGCACGATCACGTCGAAAAAAGTCTCCTATTTGAAGTCGACAACCTGAAATCGTGTCAAGAGAAGTTGAGTAACATGTTGGCACGCATCGTCAAGCAACTGGCGGATTGTCGGGCGGCGCAATTTGACTTGGAAGACGACGTTTGTCACAAGGAATCCGCATTGGGCATCGATAATGTCTGCCATCAGCTCAATAATTTCAGTCGTGGCATCAATTATTACTCTGGCGTGGAGAAATACGATCCGACAATTAGCACGACGCAAACTTGGGCAGGCGCGAGTAACCAAAGAATTAatcg TTCTCAGACGGAAAGAGCTCGTTCATCGCAAATGAGAAGTGATGCGGAGGCGTTAATAAATGCTTGTGCAACTCAAATTTGGGATTGTTGGAGCAACTCGAACAACTCTCTTAATAAACGTGCATCCGAGACGATGGAAGCCAAGAGTAAAATGCAATTGAATCTTCAtaaa actcAACAAGAGATATTTGACGTGGAAAAACACATTGATCTCCTCCGCAAAGCCATTAACGACAAGGCCAACCCTCTTAAAGTTGCTCAAACGCGTCTCGAGGCACGAAGTCATCGACCTGGCATGGAAATTTGTCG TGACAATGCTCACACTCGTCTCGTGGAAGAAGTTTGCGACATCCAAGAATCCGTTGCCGCCTTGCATCGCAAGCTCCAAGAAGCCGAAGAGAATCATCAACGCTTGCTCAAGACACGTGCAAACCTGGaaattaacttgaaaaataagGTCGACGCGTTATTCATCGATCGCGAAAAGTGCATGGGCATCCGTCGATCCTTCCCTGTCAACAACACAATTAAATACTAA